Proteins from one Primulina huaijiensis isolate GDHJ02 chromosome 18, ASM1229523v2, whole genome shotgun sequence genomic window:
- the LOC140964924 gene encoding glutaredoxin-C9-like translates to MEQSISHRILFPTATAVANGSSTPPPATADPCGEAINTESIRKVVAENAVVVFARKGCCMCHVIKLLLHGHGVKPKIFDVDEQNEAAVTNELFKLIGEVGSGKASDPQLPAAFVGGKLIGGLDKVIGAHISGELVPKLKEARALWL, encoded by the coding sequence ATGGAACAATCAATCTCGCACAGAATATTGTTTCCCACAGCCACCGCCGTGGCCAATGGCTCATCAACACCTCCGCCAGCGACGGCCGACCCATGCGGTGAGGCGATAAACACCGAAAGTATTAGAAAAGTGGTGGCCGAGAATGCGGTGGTGGTATTTGCTAGAAAGGGCTGCTGCATGTGCCACGTGATCAAGCTTTTGCTTCATGGACATGGAGTCAAACCCAAGATATTTGATGTTGACGAGCAGAATGAAGCTGCCGTGACCAACGAGCTGTTCAAGCTCATCGGCGAAGTGGGATCTGGAAAAGCCTCCGATCCGCAGCTGCCGGCGGCTTTTGTCGGAGGGAAATTGATCGGTGGGCTAGATAAAGTAATCGGCGCCCATATTTCTGGAGAATTGGTGCCTAAACTAAAGGAAGCCAGAGCTCTATGGCTTTGA
- the LOC140963868 gene encoding auxin response factor 3-like isoform X3 yields the protein MTCGSIDLNILNTEDGTASLYGSPSLSGVSEKPGKVTTLAPAVCMDLWHACAGPLSSLPKKGSAVVYFPQGHLEHHHELPAVTYDLPSHVFCRVIDVELQADANNDEVYALVSLVPDQQIEQKWRDGIIEAEVEDEDVEDALKPLTPHMFCKSLTASDTSTHGGFSVPRRAAEDCFPPLDYKQQRPSQELVAKDLHGVEWKFRHIYRGQPRRHLLTSGWSAFVNNKKLVSGDAVLFLRGNDGELRLGVRRSAQVKSGGILAPGIQQFNSSSISEVVNAISLQSNFSIFYNPRARSSDIIVPYHKFSKSVAQSILSGTRFEIHHETEDSSNRSHGSGLVISVSDADPVRWPGSRWKCLLVKWDDSEGNSHSRVSPWEIEPSSSVSGPNSYVLPGSKRSRISFLETERDFPIPRDFVDHVRFQKVLQGQEVQRFRIPFAVLEAPTRPPTSDTRCFPGLVFSRIHADSESPLLSTAVINDIFRGQKVSQSPETLSNLPHGRIPETNQDPGSRCATLQNQVQTPNRGVYPSTNHLSPTLLPSSSPSSVLISQQSNSIPPRFMPFLFGNQKKLETNNFSCFPQNSASSKSTNHLLNDTRLFGFSLTEGNVGASRGDNQTSPPYGHETKLLSSVNGQIVD from the exons ATGACGTGCGGATCAATCGATTTGAACATTCTAAATACTGAAGATGGAACGGCGTCGCTGTATGGTTCTCCTTCCTTGTCGGGGGTCTCCGAAAAACCCGGAAAGGTGACGACGTTGGCGCCAGCGGTGTGCATGGACCTGTGGCACGCCTGCGCCGGGCCATTGAGTTCGTTGCCTAAGAAAGGAAGCGCCGTCGTTTACTTTCCCCAGGGACATTTGGAACACCACCACGAACTCCCGGCGGTGACTTATGATCTTCCTTCTCACGTTTTTTGTCGCGTCATTGACGTCGAACTCCAG gCGGACGCAAATAATGACGAGGTTTATGCTCTAGTTTCTTTAGTTCCTGACCAACAG ATTGAGCAAAAATGGAGAGATGGTATTATAGAAGCTGAGGTGGAAGATGAAGATGTCGAAGATGCTTTGAAGCCTCTGACACCTCACATGTTCTGTAAAAGTCTAACTGCTTCTGATACCAGCACTCATGGTGGCTTCTCTGTTCCTCGTCGAGCTGCTGAGGATTGTTTTCCTCCTCTG GACTATAAGCAGCAAAGACCTTCACAGGAGCTTGTGGCTAAGGATTTACACGGCGTGGAGTGGAAATTCCGGCATATCTACCGGG GTCAGCCTCGAAGACATTTGCTGACATCAGGTTGGAGTGCATTCGTCAATAATAAGAAGCTTGTCTCCGGAGATGCGGTGCTTTTCTTGAG AGGCAATGATGGAGAGCTGAGGCTTGGAGTACGTAGATCTGCTCAAGTTAAAAGTGGTGGTATTCTTGCTCCTGGTATCCAACAGTTCAATTCCAGCAGCATTTCTGAAGTAGTGAATGCCATATCACTGCAGAGcaattttagcattttttaCAATCCTAG GGCCCGCTCATCGGATATTATCGTGCCTTATCATAAGTTCTCCAAGAGTGTTGCGCAATCGATTTTGTCTGGAACTAGGTTCGAAATCCATCATGAAACGGAAGATTCTTCTAACAGAAG TCACGGCAGTGGGCTCGTTATTAGCGTCAGTGATGCGGATCCTGTGAGGTGGCCTGGTTCAAGATGGAAGTGCTTATTG GTAAAATGGGACGATTCAGAGGGAAATAGCCATTCTCGGGTTTCCCCTTGGGAGATCGAACCATCCAGTTCGGTGTCAGGACCGAACAGCTATGTGTTACCCGGCTCCAAGAGAAGTAGGATCAGCTTTCTTGAAACAGAAAGAGATTTTCCAATTCCCAGAG aCTTTGTGGATCATGTAAGGTTCCAAAAGGTCTTGCAAGGTCAAGAAGTACAACGATTTCGAATTCCATTCGCTGTGCTGGAAGCTCCTACTCGCCCTCCAACGTCTGACACCCGGTGCTTTCCGGGTCTAGTTTTTTCAAGAATTCATGCCGATTCAGAGAGTCCCTTGCTGAGCACTGCCGTGATAAATGATATCTTCCGGGGCCAAAAGGTCTCGCAAAGTCCAGAAACCTTGTCGAATCTGCCGCATGGAAGAATCCCCGAAACCAACCAAGACCCGGGAAGCAGGTGTGCTACTTTACAAAACCAAGTTCAGACCCCAAATCGTGGAGTTTATCCGTCCACTAATCACCTCTCGCCGACCCTTTTGCCAAGTTCATCTCCATCATCTGTTCTGATATCGCAGCAATCAAATTCTATTCCACCTCGATTCATGCCGTTTTTGTTCGGCAATCAGAAGAAGCTCGAGACTAACAATTTTTCCTGTTTTCCCCAAAATTCAGCATCTTCAAAGAGCACCAATCATCTGCTTAACGACACGAG GCTCTTCGGATTTTCTCTGACCGAGGGAAATGTCGGCGCAAGTAGGGGAGACAATCAAACTTCACCACCTTATGGCCATGAAACTAAACTTCTGTCTTCTGTTAATGGCCAAATTGTAGATTAG
- the LOC140963868 gene encoding auxin response factor 3-like isoform X2, which produces MTCGSIDLNILNTEDGTASLYGSPSLSGVSEKPGKVTTLAPAVCMDLWHACAGPLSSLPKKGSAVVYFPQGHLEHHHELPAVTYDLPSHVFCRVIDVELQADANNDEVYALVSLVPDQQIEQKWRDGIIEAEVEDEDVEDALKPLTPHMFCKSLTASDTSTHGGFSVPRRAAEDCFPPLDYKQQRPSQELVAKDLHGVEWKFRHIYRGQPRRHLLTSGWSAFVNNKKLVSGDAVLFLRGNDGELRLGVRRSAQVKSGGILAPGIQQFNSSSISEVVNAISLQSNFSIFYNPRARSSDIIVPYHKFSKSVAQSILSGTRFEIHHETEDSSNRSGLVISVSDADPVRWPGSRWKCLLVKWDDSEGNSHSRVSPWEIEPSSSVSGPNSYVLPGSKRSRISFLETERDFPIPRDFVDHVRFQKVLQGQEVQRFRIPFAVLEAPTRPPTSDTRCFPGLVFSRIHADSESPLLSTAVINDIFRGQKVSQSPETLSNLPHGRIPETNQDPGSRCATLQNQVQTPNRGVYPSTNHLSPTLLPSSSPSSVLISQQSNSIPPRFMPFLFGNQKKLETNNFSCFPQNSASSKSTNHLLNDTRFSHFPLQSPPLSGDNNKFTSVCTKSCRLFGFSLTEGNVGASRGDNQTSPPYGHETKLLSSVNGQIVD; this is translated from the exons ATGACGTGCGGATCAATCGATTTGAACATTCTAAATACTGAAGATGGAACGGCGTCGCTGTATGGTTCTCCTTCCTTGTCGGGGGTCTCCGAAAAACCCGGAAAGGTGACGACGTTGGCGCCAGCGGTGTGCATGGACCTGTGGCACGCCTGCGCCGGGCCATTGAGTTCGTTGCCTAAGAAAGGAAGCGCCGTCGTTTACTTTCCCCAGGGACATTTGGAACACCACCACGAACTCCCGGCGGTGACTTATGATCTTCCTTCTCACGTTTTTTGTCGCGTCATTGACGTCGAACTCCAG gCGGACGCAAATAATGACGAGGTTTATGCTCTAGTTTCTTTAGTTCCTGACCAACAG ATTGAGCAAAAATGGAGAGATGGTATTATAGAAGCTGAGGTGGAAGATGAAGATGTCGAAGATGCTTTGAAGCCTCTGACACCTCACATGTTCTGTAAAAGTCTAACTGCTTCTGATACCAGCACTCATGGTGGCTTCTCTGTTCCTCGTCGAGCTGCTGAGGATTGTTTTCCTCCTCTG GACTATAAGCAGCAAAGACCTTCACAGGAGCTTGTGGCTAAGGATTTACACGGCGTGGAGTGGAAATTCCGGCATATCTACCGGG GTCAGCCTCGAAGACATTTGCTGACATCAGGTTGGAGTGCATTCGTCAATAATAAGAAGCTTGTCTCCGGAGATGCGGTGCTTTTCTTGAG AGGCAATGATGGAGAGCTGAGGCTTGGAGTACGTAGATCTGCTCAAGTTAAAAGTGGTGGTATTCTTGCTCCTGGTATCCAACAGTTCAATTCCAGCAGCATTTCTGAAGTAGTGAATGCCATATCACTGCAGAGcaattttagcattttttaCAATCCTAG GGCCCGCTCATCGGATATTATCGTGCCTTATCATAAGTTCTCCAAGAGTGTTGCGCAATCGATTTTGTCTGGAACTAGGTTCGAAATCCATCATGAAACGGAAGATTCTTCTAACAGAAG TGGGCTCGTTATTAGCGTCAGTGATGCGGATCCTGTGAGGTGGCCTGGTTCAAGATGGAAGTGCTTATTG GTAAAATGGGACGATTCAGAGGGAAATAGCCATTCTCGGGTTTCCCCTTGGGAGATCGAACCATCCAGTTCGGTGTCAGGACCGAACAGCTATGTGTTACCCGGCTCCAAGAGAAGTAGGATCAGCTTTCTTGAAACAGAAAGAGATTTTCCAATTCCCAGAG aCTTTGTGGATCATGTAAGGTTCCAAAAGGTCTTGCAAGGTCAAGAAGTACAACGATTTCGAATTCCATTCGCTGTGCTGGAAGCTCCTACTCGCCCTCCAACGTCTGACACCCGGTGCTTTCCGGGTCTAGTTTTTTCAAGAATTCATGCCGATTCAGAGAGTCCCTTGCTGAGCACTGCCGTGATAAATGATATCTTCCGGGGCCAAAAGGTCTCGCAAAGTCCAGAAACCTTGTCGAATCTGCCGCATGGAAGAATCCCCGAAACCAACCAAGACCCGGGAAGCAGGTGTGCTACTTTACAAAACCAAGTTCAGACCCCAAATCGTGGAGTTTATCCGTCCACTAATCACCTCTCGCCGACCCTTTTGCCAAGTTCATCTCCATCATCTGTTCTGATATCGCAGCAATCAAATTCTATTCCACCTCGATTCATGCCGTTTTTGTTCGGCAATCAGAAGAAGCTCGAGACTAACAATTTTTCCTGTTTTCCCCAAAATTCAGCATCTTCAAAGAGCACCAATCATCTGCTTAACGACACGAGGTTCTCACATTTTCCACTCCAATCCCCACCATTATCTGGAGACAATAACAAATTCACTTCGGTGTGTACAAAAAGTTGCAGGCTCTTCGGATTTTCTCTGACCGAGGGAAATGTCGGCGCAAGTAGGGGAGACAATCAAACTTCACCACCTTATGGCCATGAAACTAAACTTCTGTCTTCTGTTAATGGCCAAATTGTAGATTAG
- the LOC140963877 gene encoding triose phosphate/phosphate translocator, chloroplastic isoform X1, producing the protein MESRVINGVAVRGVVLPPKPAARLNGNWMLPTMRLSGKLTDGGNLIWRRQLRPAVLLEASPTTISISLVAKRDGFQPCHAAASSPAEGGDSAGEAKVGFLKKYPALVTGFFFFMWYFLNVIFNIINKKIYNYFPYPYFVSVIHLFVGVIYCLVSWTVGLPKRAPMDSTLLKLLIPVAVCHALGHVTSNVSFAAVAVSFTHTIKALEPFFNAAASQFILGQQIPFALWLSLAPVVIGVSMASLTELSFNWLGFISAMISNISFTYRSIYSKKAMTDMDSTNLYAYISIIALIVCIPPAIILEGPQLMKYGFNDAIAKVGLTKFITDLFWVGMFYHLYNQLATNTLERVAPLTHAVGNVLKRVFVIGFSIIVFGNKISLQTGIGTSIAIAGVALYSFIKAKIEEEKRQMKSA; encoded by the exons ATGGAGTCTCGCGTGATCAATGGAGTCGCCGTACGCGGTGTTGTACTTCCCCCAAAGCCGGCGGCGCGACTCAATGGGAACTGGATGTTACCCACCATGAGGCTCAGCGGGAAGCTCACTGATGGCGGGAATTTGATATGGCGTAGGCAGCTCCGACCAGCGGTTCTACTTGAGGCTTCTCCGACGACAATATCGATTTCATTGGTGGCCAAGAGGGATGGTTTCCAACCGTGCCACGCGGCGGCTTCTTCTCCCGCAGAGGGTGGTGATTCAGCCGG GGAGGCCAAGGTGGGATTTTTGAAGAAGTACCCGGCTCTAGTCACgggcttcttcttcttcatgtG GTATTTCTTGAATGTGATTTTCAACATTATCAACAAGAAGATCTACAATTACTTTCCTTATCCATA TTTTGTGTCTGTGATACATTTATTTGTTGGTGTTATTTACTGCTTGGTGAGCTGGACCGTGGGCCTTCCTAAGAGAGCT CCAATGGACTCAACCCTCTTGAAGCTTCTCATCCCTGTTGCTGTATGCCATGCCCTCGGCCATGTAACAAGCAACGTGTCGTTTGCTGCAGTTGCAGTCTCGTTCACTCACACAATCAAAG CGCTCGAGCCTTTCTTCAATGCTGCGGCCTCACAATTCATTCTTGGACAGCAGATACCTTTTGCTTTGTGGCTGTCACTGGCTCCAGTCGTCATTG GTGTATCAATGGCGTCACTGACTGAACTGTCATTCAACTGGCTTGGATTTATTAGTGCTATGATTTCCAATATCTCATTCACCTACAGGAGCATTTATTCGAAGAAAGCTATG ACTGATATGGATAGCACTAACTTGTATGCCTACATTTCTATAATTGCCCTCATTGTTTGCATTCCACCAGCCATAATC TTGGAGGGACCTCAACTGATGAAGTATGGGTTTAACGATGCGATTGCTAAAGTAGGTTTGACCAAGTTCATCACGGACCTTTTCTGGGTTGGAATGTTTTACCATCTCTACAATCAG CTGGCAACCAACACTCTAGAGAGAGTGGCTCCGCTCACACATGCAGTTGGAAATGTCTTGAAGCGTGTTTTTGTGATTGGCTTCTCAATCATAGTCTTTG GTAATAAAATTTCATTGCAAACTGGTATTGGAACCAGCATTGCAATTGCCGGAGTTGCGCTCTACTCCTTCATCAAGGCCAAGATTGAAGAAGAGAAACGA
- the LOC140963868 gene encoding auxin response factor 3-like isoform X1 yields MTCGSIDLNILNTEDGTASLYGSPSLSGVSEKPGKVTTLAPAVCMDLWHACAGPLSSLPKKGSAVVYFPQGHLEHHHELPAVTYDLPSHVFCRVIDVELQADANNDEVYALVSLVPDQQIEQKWRDGIIEAEVEDEDVEDALKPLTPHMFCKSLTASDTSTHGGFSVPRRAAEDCFPPLDYKQQRPSQELVAKDLHGVEWKFRHIYRGQPRRHLLTSGWSAFVNNKKLVSGDAVLFLRGNDGELRLGVRRSAQVKSGGILAPGIQQFNSSSISEVVNAISLQSNFSIFYNPRARSSDIIVPYHKFSKSVAQSILSGTRFEIHHETEDSSNRSHGSGLVISVSDADPVRWPGSRWKCLLVKWDDSEGNSHSRVSPWEIEPSSSVSGPNSYVLPGSKRSRISFLETERDFPIPRDFVDHVRFQKVLQGQEVQRFRIPFAVLEAPTRPPTSDTRCFPGLVFSRIHADSESPLLSTAVINDIFRGQKVSQSPETLSNLPHGRIPETNQDPGSRCATLQNQVQTPNRGVYPSTNHLSPTLLPSSSPSSVLISQQSNSIPPRFMPFLFGNQKKLETNNFSCFPQNSASSKSTNHLLNDTRFSHFPLQSPPLSGDNNKFTSVCTKSCRLFGFSLTEGNVGASRGDNQTSPPYGHETKLLSSVNGQIVD; encoded by the exons ATGACGTGCGGATCAATCGATTTGAACATTCTAAATACTGAAGATGGAACGGCGTCGCTGTATGGTTCTCCTTCCTTGTCGGGGGTCTCCGAAAAACCCGGAAAGGTGACGACGTTGGCGCCAGCGGTGTGCATGGACCTGTGGCACGCCTGCGCCGGGCCATTGAGTTCGTTGCCTAAGAAAGGAAGCGCCGTCGTTTACTTTCCCCAGGGACATTTGGAACACCACCACGAACTCCCGGCGGTGACTTATGATCTTCCTTCTCACGTTTTTTGTCGCGTCATTGACGTCGAACTCCAG gCGGACGCAAATAATGACGAGGTTTATGCTCTAGTTTCTTTAGTTCCTGACCAACAG ATTGAGCAAAAATGGAGAGATGGTATTATAGAAGCTGAGGTGGAAGATGAAGATGTCGAAGATGCTTTGAAGCCTCTGACACCTCACATGTTCTGTAAAAGTCTAACTGCTTCTGATACCAGCACTCATGGTGGCTTCTCTGTTCCTCGTCGAGCTGCTGAGGATTGTTTTCCTCCTCTG GACTATAAGCAGCAAAGACCTTCACAGGAGCTTGTGGCTAAGGATTTACACGGCGTGGAGTGGAAATTCCGGCATATCTACCGGG GTCAGCCTCGAAGACATTTGCTGACATCAGGTTGGAGTGCATTCGTCAATAATAAGAAGCTTGTCTCCGGAGATGCGGTGCTTTTCTTGAG AGGCAATGATGGAGAGCTGAGGCTTGGAGTACGTAGATCTGCTCAAGTTAAAAGTGGTGGTATTCTTGCTCCTGGTATCCAACAGTTCAATTCCAGCAGCATTTCTGAAGTAGTGAATGCCATATCACTGCAGAGcaattttagcattttttaCAATCCTAG GGCCCGCTCATCGGATATTATCGTGCCTTATCATAAGTTCTCCAAGAGTGTTGCGCAATCGATTTTGTCTGGAACTAGGTTCGAAATCCATCATGAAACGGAAGATTCTTCTAACAGAAG TCACGGCAGTGGGCTCGTTATTAGCGTCAGTGATGCGGATCCTGTGAGGTGGCCTGGTTCAAGATGGAAGTGCTTATTG GTAAAATGGGACGATTCAGAGGGAAATAGCCATTCTCGGGTTTCCCCTTGGGAGATCGAACCATCCAGTTCGGTGTCAGGACCGAACAGCTATGTGTTACCCGGCTCCAAGAGAAGTAGGATCAGCTTTCTTGAAACAGAAAGAGATTTTCCAATTCCCAGAG aCTTTGTGGATCATGTAAGGTTCCAAAAGGTCTTGCAAGGTCAAGAAGTACAACGATTTCGAATTCCATTCGCTGTGCTGGAAGCTCCTACTCGCCCTCCAACGTCTGACACCCGGTGCTTTCCGGGTCTAGTTTTTTCAAGAATTCATGCCGATTCAGAGAGTCCCTTGCTGAGCACTGCCGTGATAAATGATATCTTCCGGGGCCAAAAGGTCTCGCAAAGTCCAGAAACCTTGTCGAATCTGCCGCATGGAAGAATCCCCGAAACCAACCAAGACCCGGGAAGCAGGTGTGCTACTTTACAAAACCAAGTTCAGACCCCAAATCGTGGAGTTTATCCGTCCACTAATCACCTCTCGCCGACCCTTTTGCCAAGTTCATCTCCATCATCTGTTCTGATATCGCAGCAATCAAATTCTATTCCACCTCGATTCATGCCGTTTTTGTTCGGCAATCAGAAGAAGCTCGAGACTAACAATTTTTCCTGTTTTCCCCAAAATTCAGCATCTTCAAAGAGCACCAATCATCTGCTTAACGACACGAGGTTCTCACATTTTCCACTCCAATCCCCACCATTATCTGGAGACAATAACAAATTCACTTCGGTGTGTACAAAAAGTTGCAGGCTCTTCGGATTTTCTCTGACCGAGGGAAATGTCGGCGCAAGTAGGGGAGACAATCAAACTTCACCACCTTATGGCCATGAAACTAAACTTCTGTCTTCTGTTAATGGCCAAATTGTAGATTAG
- the LOC140963877 gene encoding triose phosphate/phosphate translocator, chloroplastic isoform X2: protein MWYFLNVIFNIINKKIYNYFPYPYFVSVIHLFVGVIYCLVSWTVGLPKRAPMDSTLLKLLIPVAVCHALGHVTSNVSFAAVAVSFTHTIKALEPFFNAAASQFILGQQIPFALWLSLAPVVIGVSMASLTELSFNWLGFISAMISNISFTYRSIYSKKAMTDMDSTNLYAYISIIALIVCIPPAIILEGPQLMKYGFNDAIAKVGLTKFITDLFWVGMFYHLYNQLATNTLERVAPLTHAVGNVLKRVFVIGFSIIVFGNKISLQTGIGTSIAIAGVALYSFIKAKIEEEKRQMKSA, encoded by the exons atgtG GTATTTCTTGAATGTGATTTTCAACATTATCAACAAGAAGATCTACAATTACTTTCCTTATCCATA TTTTGTGTCTGTGATACATTTATTTGTTGGTGTTATTTACTGCTTGGTGAGCTGGACCGTGGGCCTTCCTAAGAGAGCT CCAATGGACTCAACCCTCTTGAAGCTTCTCATCCCTGTTGCTGTATGCCATGCCCTCGGCCATGTAACAAGCAACGTGTCGTTTGCTGCAGTTGCAGTCTCGTTCACTCACACAATCAAAG CGCTCGAGCCTTTCTTCAATGCTGCGGCCTCACAATTCATTCTTGGACAGCAGATACCTTTTGCTTTGTGGCTGTCACTGGCTCCAGTCGTCATTG GTGTATCAATGGCGTCACTGACTGAACTGTCATTCAACTGGCTTGGATTTATTAGTGCTATGATTTCCAATATCTCATTCACCTACAGGAGCATTTATTCGAAGAAAGCTATG ACTGATATGGATAGCACTAACTTGTATGCCTACATTTCTATAATTGCCCTCATTGTTTGCATTCCACCAGCCATAATC TTGGAGGGACCTCAACTGATGAAGTATGGGTTTAACGATGCGATTGCTAAAGTAGGTTTGACCAAGTTCATCACGGACCTTTTCTGGGTTGGAATGTTTTACCATCTCTACAATCAG CTGGCAACCAACACTCTAGAGAGAGTGGCTCCGCTCACACATGCAGTTGGAAATGTCTTGAAGCGTGTTTTTGTGATTGGCTTCTCAATCATAGTCTTTG GTAATAAAATTTCATTGCAAACTGGTATTGGAACCAGCATTGCAATTGCCGGAGTTGCGCTCTACTCCTTCATCAAGGCCAAGATTGAAGAAGAGAAACGA